In the Populus trichocarpa isolate Nisqually-1 chromosome 1, P.trichocarpa_v4.1, whole genome shotgun sequence genome, one interval contains:
- the LOC112328471 gene encoding PTI1-like tyrosine-protein kinase At3g15890 gives MSPTVKRTITDWALPLACERKFSELADPELNGKYDEEELRRVVFVSLVCAHTQPERRPTMLDVVELLKGESKEKLSKLENDEMFKAPQAADFDDKEISIAENSLDFISEEKDMNREVKEIVQENTHNS, from the coding sequence ATGAGTCCCACAGTTAAAAGAACAATTACAGATTGGGCTCTGCCATTGGCTTGTGAGAGGAAGTTCAGTGAACTGGCAGATCCCGAGCTGAATGGGAAGTATGACGAGGAAGAGTTGAGAAGGGTTGTCTTTGTCTCTCTTGTTTGTGCTCACACTCAGCCGGAGAGAAGACCCACAATGCTTGATGTGGTAGAGCTGCTGAAGGGAGAGTCCAAGGAGAAATTATCCAAACTAGAAAATGATGAAATGTTCAAGGCCCCTCAGGCCGCTGATTTTGATGATAAAGAAATATCGATTGCCGAAAACAGCTTAGACTTCATCTCGGAGGAGAAGGACATGAACAGGGAAGTGAAAGAGATTGTACAGGAAAATACTCATAATAGCTGA